TGGACAAGGAATAGAAAGGTGatgaatttttgggattttttttttttttttgtttggggtCTGCGAAAACTGGGGCCTGCACACTTGGCTGACcacccaaatttaatttatttgaattggCTGAATTGAGTTTTAATGTCATAAAGTATAAAGCAATGGAATCAAAGTATAAAGCTATAAAGCAAGGGGATCTAAATACACACGTGAATCAACCCCATTGATTGCACTTTTCGATAGATACCTCTTCAGTGCTGTAGTAGgagccttatatatatatattggaaacgTGCTTTCCTTCCTTAAAAATGTGTAAAAACTGATATTTGATACTGCTGTCTGGATTTTAATGCTGGTGTGGTATGGGAGCTCAAGTGGTGTGGTAGTGGTTGTGGGTGGAACAGCTGGGCATTTTGTTGTATGCAATGATGATTTTGGCTATCATCCCACCATCCATGCTTCACAATTTGGCTGCAAATACAGTCTTGTATGTGCATTGCTAGGCTATACAATAATGATTTCGGGTATCATCTCGCTATCTATGCTTCACAATCTGGCTGCAAATACTGTCTTGTATGTCTATTGCATGGCAATTCAACAAATGTGGTTGGGAATATGCTACCTCTCCCTCCCATGATGGGAAGGTTCCTCATGTTCCATACTAGATTGCTAGCAAGGTCAGTGGCTATGGGGTTACCACATGTTGTCTTAATGTTTTTGTCGAGCCAATATTGTTTGTTTCTGTTATGTGTAGAGCCAAACATGAATTCATAttcccctttttttatttttttcgaaAGAAATTCCCCAATATTACTCTATTTTTAAATGGGGTGTGAAAGGATCACGGTGATGTTTTTGTTTAGtggaaatttatttaattctagaaagaatttttttagatatGTGGACTTGCTTTGCTTGGACTAAGGTCCATTTGTTAGCTAGCTTTGTTGAACCTATGCTTCTGAACTCAAAGTCTTTTACCATGGAACTTCCATACCAACAAAGCAACATATCCTTTGTTGGAACCAGTGCTTGTGCATTCTTAGCTAAGTCACATTTTTGCGGTCTTCTTCTGCTCTTCCatatcttttcttttactttttaaaaattatttcatagcTGAAGCTGGTCTGATCAATTGTTCAGTTTTCCATTTGTTATAACTCCTCTGTTATTTAGTCTTTATTATGCAAGTGCAAAGAGTATAACTTCACAACCCTGCTAATTTGTTGTTATTTTGTCCTAGCTTGGACCATTAATCTGGATTATTCTTGGGTTGAATTAAGGCTTGGGTTTTCTTGcttgaaatatattttctccTTCCCTATGTTGAgcttttattcttaataaattgctttgtttcttattaaaaaaatggatcaACATTTTGGCacacatttatttttcattgccTATATTTCCTTTAGTGTCACAGTTTTAACATGGCTTCCAAGTACATCATTGGCTCTGTTGCTGCATCCTTTGCAATCGCATATATATGCGACCATTCTGTTTCTGATGGCAAGCTATTTGGAGGTGAGTTTTGGTAATTTTCTTGAAGTTTTTATTTgcaacttaaaatgtttttgtgGTCTGATTGTGTGATTGATTTTTTAACCAGGTACAACTACCAAAACTGTTTCAGAGGAATGGTGGGAAGAAACTGATAAGAGGTCCAATGCTTGGCCTCGAACTGCAGGGCCTCCTGTTGCGTTGAACCCTATCAGACGCCAGAATTTCATTATCAAGGACCATTCTCGATCTTGAAGGTGCATGCTCAGCACATTAgttgttcattttgtttttgatcTTTGGACTTGTGAAGCCTCATCTTCCTAGGAGGAACCAACCTGCAAGCAATGCCCATAATTTTCCCACAATCCCAATTTCACCTCATCAGGGATGAATAACCATTGCTGTAGCAATTCTTTGGAAAATGctcattttgtttttggtcTGTTATTTGATGCATGGATTCAAATTTTCCTATTAGGAATTTTGACTAGATGAATTCATTTCTGAAATAAAACATGGGCGTTTCTAACTGAATAATACATTATTATTGAGTTGATCCCAGGGGCTAAGTTTCAATACCAAATGGGTTGGTCAATTAGGGGGAAGTCTGAACTTGAAGCCAACCCCAAGATGGTGAAGGTTTTAGCTTTctttactttcattttcaactttTGACTCCTCCAAGCAAAGCATCAAACCGAGAACAGAAAAACCAGAAAACTTCTTTCCcttatttcttattcttcttttattatttactcTTTTCTGAGGAATCAAAtctattctttttctttagtAGGGTATTACATTATTGGTCAAGGAATCAATTTCTCcttttgcttttttcttttgctgGTGGGGAATGGGAATGAAGTTTTGCTCATTAATATCATTTGAACAAGATGGAGTAGTACACATCAGTAATCACCCCAGAACAAAATATAGATAGGTCACATTAGTTTGGTGCATGGTTTTAGCTTAAATGGTTAAAGCCACTTAGTCTGGTATGATACCATCAAAAGCAAAGTGATTTATTCATTGAACTCGCTCAAGTAAACGTTTCTTTACTTTAACTTTAGAAcatcaaattttcatctaaatattaataaaaagaattcataGGGATGATTTGATGTATGACTAACACCTTTGCACCTTAATCTCAGTGAGGTCTAGAGCCTTGGAGTGAAGATATCAAAGGGGAATATGTGAAACTGGCAGGATAGGATAGGTAAAAGTTCTTGTATCAGGGCCCGTGTCCTAGGATCATAGTGAAAGCAGGTGGCCTTGGATGCTCTTTAAATAGTCCCAAATTGGGGTTCATTTTTACTCACAACCCACCAATCTCTCTCTCTGGCTACCCTTCTTTGATCTTGTATATCAAAGAGGAAACGCCAGAGTAATACTCAATTGCTGCAGAAGTTCTTCCTTCCCTTTTTCCTCTTCAACACATTGGAAGGACcttttgattcaaaattgatCCAACATACTCGAGAAAACATCTCTAGGTTCAAAATAGCTCAACAAGAATCATGCTTTTAGATGCAGTAGAAAGGCTAGGCTCAATCCATCCAAGAGGTTGGCACTCTTCAAGTTGTAGATCTGGTTTTGAGTAACAAAATCAGGTATGCAGCTTCTTTCCGCCTTTAGATCTCACTTGGCTTTTCATTTTAAGCTGGGTAAGAGGATGGAAGAGATCATGAAGACGCTAGACCAAGATATGTCCAAGGAGAGGTTCGAAGAAGCGGATTGGATCCTATTTCACCATTGGAATGGGGGGTTTTGGGAATCAATTCTTAGCTGAACTGGCAGACTAAGAAAGTGGGTAATGCAGATTTTCCAATCTCAAGTGTCTTTAAGCATGACTGTGCCCCATTCTGGGGTGTCCCAAGGCTGGTGAAAGTGTGGCATCAATTATGGGTACTATACCATGTGCCTGGTTATGCATACTGGAAAGAAGCCCCGCTATTAGCAAAGACACTCGGATACAGGAATGTATTTCTGACTTGCCATAAGACAGTCATAATCAATTACCATAACATGAGGATTATCCATTCCGTGTACCTCATTGATTAGTAGATTGTAAGTGTTGAGACACtctgaattatttttattttttattttctattcgtGTGTGGGGTTTAGTTAATAGTGCAGTGAGAGAGAGTAACAGGTGAGATGAGGTGATCACCTCATAAAagctaaattattatttattcaatttttaaataaaatcatactcttaattaattttttttcataatcaatttgtatatttttatcattaattttttttttttagtttatctttaggtacaattattaataattaaattatttctaatttacAAATTGAAGTAGggttaaagaaataaaacaaatcatttcttttccatcacTGTTACACTAGCAAGCAAAAGAATTGGTTTTAGTTCAATTCTTTATCATACGAAACATgatgaaataattgaaattcaatttatttcattttaaattatattaattatttttttctagaatttgttttcaaacacaaagggaaaaaaaaaaaaacccgttACAAAAACCATCTAATTACTcctattgaacaaaaaaaaagaagctaatattatgtaattattttataattaagatTATAAGAGTAATAAAGGTGATTAAGGgtctatttggtaactattttttttgaacaattttctattctctagaatatatatatatatatatatatatataaacaaccAGAagctattttctattctttctaatgattgttttataaaataatatgtacaagcatgtaaaatgattaaaaataaaatatttgatataaaaattatttttaaaacatatttaaaaagattaaaaacatttcaagtttcaaagtaaatttttattctacaaaacattatagaacagttttaaaaaactattatcaaaaactatttttttaaaaatagttcacaAATAGGGTCTAagttttttgaaatataaatgtattattataaaaatattttatatatagacAAAGAGAATAATAAAGATGTTGAAATGAAGGTATcggttttgtaaataaaataatgtaaatttgaTACAATATTAATCAAATCATTTTGAGGTataattaattaagtaattaatttaaaattttaatatattatttaatataagtatataaatttaaaaaataaattatttaacaaatataGAAACTCGAAACCGACTTAAACCTGATTAAATTGATCatggattgaaaattaagtaatttcttaaaatttatgaaatccGAAACCAACTTAAAACTTGCTTGAATTGATCATAGactgaaaatatttaaaaccagtTAATCTTAGGTTTAACTTGAGTTTGCTTTCATGGAGACCAAATTATCCAAGTTGCAAAATTAGATACTGAGACTTATGACGTATTAGAAATCAGCCCACTTACAGCCCAATAGTTTAAAAATTGGGCCGGCCTAGGCCCACCCCATCATCACTTTTATGGATTGCTTTTGCACCTGATCCAAATCTACGcaaattcattcattcattttccTCCAAACGCTGCGTTTCGATCGTCTCTGAATTCAATCAAGGTACTGCTCCAATCTCTATTCCCAGTTCAATCAATCGACTTCTAGGTTGAATACAATTGTTTGGATTGTGAGAAAATACTTCCAGGTTAGATGCAAAAcgtggttttattttatttatttatttatttatttttacattttttttttggtaaccAAGCAGAGGTCGGATATCACTCCTAGGGCTTTATAACATAGGAATGCTATTGCTGGAAGTTTTATGGTCTATGGGTTTGTGGTTTACTTTATATTATGATGTAAAGTGATAGgggtttgtgattttaattttggggTTCgaatttgaataatatattaGGGTTTTCGGAAGTAACTTGATGCTACTTCAATGCCCACTGGATTTAACAGCACTATATGTTTAGAACTATGTAGTTTCAGTGTAATTTAACattgaaaatttcattatttatttggattaaaaaaaaaaatgcaatttacAGTTCAAGTGAAATAAGCTTTCTTTTTGTAGTGATAAGTGATATCAAGGGAAAAAATTTATGCTGAGATGTTGAACTGAtgagtttgaatttatttgcattatattATAATGTAAAGGGATTggaatttgtgattttaatttggCTTCTggatatttgtatatatattttttttaattagaatgattattattttagaaggTAACTCTTTGTTGAGTATGAGTTTGATGCACTTATATTCAGTAGAACTCTTTGTCATAATGTTGTGTAGGTTAACTGAAATGAAatccaaattttcattatttgtccATGAAAAAAAGCAATTTACAGTTTCATGGAAATAAATTGTGGGGAGGGTTATCCTGAGAAGTTGAATTCATTGGTTTGGATATACTTGTATTATATTATAAGGTGATTGGAATTGGTAATTCAAAGTAAAGATTTTGGACTCTAGATATGCAGAGTGAACTAATTCTTTAACATACGATGttggtttaaattttttctcctttaaggAATTGCAAGTTGATTCCATGATGCCTATCTTGTTGAATCTTTCAAATAAGTGaacaatgaattataaaatcctaaaatttcgTCATTTATTTGGAAGACAAAGCAATTTATGGtcataatgaaataaattcctTTATGCGGAGGTAGTGAAATTGGGAAGAAAGGTTATGCTGAGATGTTCTATTTGGAAGTTTGGATTTACTTATATTATGATGCAAAAGGATTGGAATTTGTGTCTTAAAATACAGTTTTAAATGCTATAATGTATGTATGTTTCTCTTAAATTACAGTCGATGGATATTTTAGTAGATATTAcagttttcatttctttaattaaatgtAGGTTGATCCCAGATTCCTATCTAGTTGAATCTTGcaaataaaacttatttttttctcaaggaGTGCAAAATCCCCTAAGAGCAGGCAAAATGTCTCGAAGAGGGTTGATGGAGCAGGATTTGAGCAAGCTGGATGTGACAACACTACATCCGCTCTTGCCCGAAGTTATTTCTCGTCAGGCTACTATAAATATTGGTAATTAGCTTGCAGAATGCGTGAACTACCTTAACACAGATTAGTCATCACTCATCATACTTACTTTAAGGATATATATTTCCAATATCTAGGTGGTGGTGAGCTGGCAATCCTAATCATTGATTGAAGCTAATAATTTCAGTTGATTTTATCTTTTCAGGCACAATTGGGCATGTGGCACATGGGAAGTCCACAGTTGTAAAAGCTATATCTGGTGTTCaggttatatttttcttcttgtttgcATTTGAATATTTAATACTGCTTGTTAttagttttcatttctttagaAGCCTTGAGTATAAATTTGTACTATCACATTCTTTTGCTAGTTTTCTTAGTTGAATGTTGAGTCTAACATGGTTGTCTACCAATGTAGAAGCAACCCAAAGGAGGGGTGTAAGCTCCTTTTGTCATCATTGCTCTTGTTGGATTAGACTTGataaacaaatgagaaaaaataaaaataaaataaaataaaaaaagtcaatttgATACCAACAGATTGAATTGGATCAGTAGAAGGAAGTGTATAGAAAATATTGATACAATAGGGAGGTAAATATGCTTGCAATATACATTTCGGATGACCAGTACATTGGATGGCCTCTGAGTCTGACAAGAGGAATGCCTCCTCTCAAATAAGGTGTTTGAAAATGGGGCCTACCCtttattttggataaaaaaaaaaaatcatgttttaatgaGGTCCTTTTAACTTATAAAGTTCTGTTTGGGTTGAAAGTGAAGTGTGTGGGGATTTTGGATGAGTGGTTGATTGTTGGTGGAAAGCATTGCCTTCTCTCCCTGCTTTGGCGAGCTAAACTTCCTAGGATATGGAAATTTATTCCTTACTGCTGGGTTTTCATAGGGGAAGAAAGCATTGACTTAGGAGACAGTGGACCATAGTAATCCTCCAATTATTTTGTTAAGAATATCTATATGCTTAGATCTGAAAGGTGGCCCTTTATGATTTGTTTATCTACAGACTGTTCGTTTTAAAAACGAGCTGGAGCGAAATATTACTATCAAACTTGGATATGCAAATGCAAAGATATACAAATGCGAAGATGAACGGTGCCCTCGTCCCATGTGCTACAAGTAGGTTGATATTTAGTTGATACATctattttttacattaatttcaGTCATTTCGTTGTTATATTCAAAATGTTGTTGCAGGGCCTATGGAAGTGGAAAGGAAGATAGTCCACTCTGTGATGTACCTGGTTTTGAAAACTGCAGGATGAAGTTGCTGCGACACGTATCTTTTGTAGATTGCCCGGTAAGGTTTTAAAATGCTAATATCTAGAAAATGTTATCTTTTGTAAAATATGTATTATGCACTAGGATGTGTACCAAATCACACCAATAATTTTGTCGTAGTTGTACTTGGTTTTCAGTTGTGCAAGTTTTTCCTCCTCTAATAAAGCCCCTGAGGCCTCACTCTGGTGGCAAGGGTTGGGGCAGGAACTGGGGAAGTTCTAGCTTTGAGTCCATATACCAAAGGCAGAAAATTCACTTATCAGAAAAGGTTTTTtgtcctttaaaaaataattatcctaACTTTTTTCATCCTTTAACAAAGATTCGCATTCCATGTGCAAGTATTATGTATATTGCATTCTGTAGTCTTAACCAGTGTCAAATTTGTGGCTTGAAGGCTGTTTCTTTACTGAACAGATTCAAACCCATCAGATTATTTGCATAGCTGGTAGGCTTAACATATTCTCTCTGTAGGCAATTCTAAAGAAAAAGGGTTGTGGACCTAAATTGTTCCTTTAGGTggatatttcaaatttgaagttttgttCTATACAGATACTTAAATTAAGAATCAGTTGCCACATTTTGAGAGTTGAAAAAGATATTAAGAAAGTTATGGAAGCTTCTGATGATAGTATGATACCAAGCTCATTGATGTTGGTTGGATCTCTGTCATTTTGTATTttagaagaacaaaaaatacaaagattcaATTTGTGAAGCATACACAGCAATAAATCACTACATCGTTTATTGGAGATTTGTTCAGTGATTGCATGACGTTGAAAGTACCATATATGCCTGGTAAATTTTGGAGCTTACTTGTTCCTGGATCACATGGTATTGGTTTTATGTAGTAGTTGCAGTTTTTATTAAGTCCACCTTGGTTGATGGTCttttatttccctgtttgctattTTTGTAGGCTGTTATGCAGTGTTATTGCATCATTGGACTAAAGACTTGACTTTAAGGTTCTGGATGTCCAGGCTTATATGCCTGGTTGAGAGTCCAGtaaagtttttttatgtttttctttttcattttccaatctAGGGTCATGATATTCTGATGGCTACAATGCTTAATGGAGCAGCAATTATGGATGGGGCATTACTTCTTATAGCTGCCAATGAAAGCTGTCCACAGCCGCAAACTGCTGAGCATCTGGCTGCTGTTGAATTAATGCGTCTTCAGCATATTATAATCCTTCAAAATAAAGTTGATCTCATTCAGGAAAATGTAGCCATCAACCAGCATGAAGCAATTCAGAAATTTATTGAGGTGATTCTCTTAGATCACATTAAATGAAAGCATATGTTATGGCTTACCAATTTACACAGATGAATTGTATTGCTGAACTTATTCTCTACCAGGGAACTATTGCAGATGGTGCACCTGTAGTACCAATTTCTGCGCAGCTGAAGTATAATATTGATGTTGTGTGTGAGTATATCGTGAAAAAGATCCCCATTCCAGAGAGGGACTTTACTTCACCACCAAATATGATTGTTATTCGGTCATTTGATGTCAACAAGCCTGGGTTTGAGGTTGATGAGATAAGAGGTGGTGTTGCTGGTGGAAGCATTCTCAGGGTATGTTTCTCATTTATTACTTCAGAGGTTTGGTAGTAAGAACTATGTAAATGCTTCACATTGATGCTGTTGGTGCAAAATGCTTGATCTGCTTCCACATAAGAGATCTGGGATGCTTGTTGCATTCATTATAAGGTTGTAatcctttattttgttttgttttgaactGAAATGAGCCAGAAgaagttttttctttctaagaGAATGCCTTGAGCCATCCAATCTGGTTTCTTTGTGCATTTCGGGTGGAAGAATGGGCACCTGAATGATGTTCAGAGGTGTATTTGTCTCAATTCTAAACTGTAAACTGGAAGAGTGCATTCCAGCtgagagcaaaaaaaaaaagaagaaattcttAGAAAGGAACTCTTTATTAGACATGTTTTGCAAGCCCTTTATTGTGCTTGTGATTTCTGTTCTTCTCACTGTAAtctatgaaaaatcaaattcatgtaGTTGGAGATGGATTTCAAATAGCCTGGATAGTGATAATAAGCTACCTTCAATAAAAGCAGCTGTTACTTTCTGGAAATATCAGACTTCAGGAGTTAGGCATctcaaatatcttttatttgcaAATACCACATTTGACATTTTGTTCTTGGCAGGGTGTTTTGAAAGTAAATCAGTTTATTGAGGTTCGTCCTGGAATTGTTGTTAAAGATGAGAACGGAAACATCAAATGCACACCAATATATTCTAGGATAGTCTCATTGTATGCCGAACAAAACGAGCTGCAATTTGCTGTTCCAGGAGGTCTCATTGGAGTTGGTACAACCATGGACCCCACTTTAACACGTGCTGATCGACTGGTGGGGCAAGTTCTTGGGGAGGTTGGGTCACTCCCTGATGTTTTTGTTGAACTAGAGGTAACCAACTAAACCTGCAAGACTGATTAAACTCGGTATCTATTCCTATACGCACAGATAATGTCATACATAAAAGCAAttttgtttcttctatataGTTGAGGTGGTATTTTTGGAAGTTTTCCTTATTTGTTCTTGCTTTCTTGCTTTTATGTGCTTGTATCAATTTTAGTCACTAGCTACCAAGAAATATACCTTGCAAATGCTAACCAAAGACCTCATTTTGCTTCTTCAAATgctgtggaaaagaaaatagaatactTACATCCTCGCAAGCACCCATTCAATATTGAACATTCTGTTCTCCTATTCCACAGGTAAATTTCTTCCTTCTGAGACGGCTTATTGGTGTAAGGACTAAGGGCACAGAAAAGCAGGGAAAGGTTTCAAAACTAACTAAAGGGGAGATCCTCATGTTGAATATTGGGTCCATGTCCACTGGTGCTCGTGTCCTTGCTGTTAGGAATGATTTGGCAAAGTTGCAACTAACATCTCCTGTGTGCACCAGCAGAGGGGAGAAGATTGCACTGAGTCGGAGAGTTGAGAAGCATTGGCGTCTGATTGGATGGGCCCAAATTCAAGCTGGAACCACTCTTGATATCCCAGCCAACCCCATTTGAGTGAACTCAACCAAGAAGTAAACAGAAGCAGCAGAAAAGACAAGCAATACAGCCCTTTCGTcaccttttttccattttaaaggtTTGTACCGGGGTATTTGTTTTCCTTCCCGTGGTATATTGATGGGTACTGCAGAAAATATTTCCAGAATATTTCTAGTAAGAAGAAATGTGGTCTTTTACAATAGAATGATTCAAGAGTTTTCTTGAAATTTGGACTATATGCAAGTTTTGTTGGTTTGTCAGTGCACTTGGCTACCTGTTCTCTTTTAACAAtggaaaattatgattttcGGAGGAACTCGTACATATGTTGTACTTGAGAGAATTGGAATTCAGAGGCCAGTGTGACTAATTTTATCCTAATAGTTGGAATAGTTGTGGCATGAGAGGACGCCTGGGCTTGAATCTCATCTACATGGTGCATCGCTTGATTGCATGACAAGTTTGGTGTTTCTCAGGTATCTGTTGTACATGACAAAGTGACAAAGATAACACTTGAAAAAACAGAAATCTCAGGATTGGATTTAGGTAATTGCTTCCAAGGATGAAGACAGAACATCTGCCTACTATGGTGGAATCATCTCAGGTTATTGCTTTTCGCTATGGCTGCTTTTGTTCTTCATGGAACTTGACTTGTTTGAATTTTATGTTTAGGtaattttaaggtttttttaacaaaatgattaaaattattgaaaatttttagtaatttttctttctatatttttatttgtttgaaaagttttctttaaaagtttttgataattttttttttatttttataaaatctaaaccttttttaaaatgttCTTAGTACTATGATTGCttaatttgatacattttcattattaatatttaaaattatttaatttttaataataataaatatcataaattaccttaactataatataatatttttctcattccCGGCCAAAAAGTCTCTTGGGGCCGGTGCAAGGAAAGGAAATGAGGTATTAATTATCTGGCACAAAAATGCCTCTAATATTAAAtgaattgttaaaataaaatatcaaaatatcttgatttatcaaattttatttaaattatttaattaaaatgaacaaaataataatgatatagaAAATAACCTCCACTTCTATAGAAACACGAAATTTACCTTTCTtttatggcaaaaaaaaaaaaaaaaaaacccctccaACATTGATAAGCGTGAGCCACGGATCCAACAGGTTGTGCCTGGCCATCATCCAAGTCTATAACCATCGACCAAATTCACAAGAATTCTTGACCCATCAAGGCAAGGAAAAATTGAACTCCGGAAAGTGAAATATGA
This DNA window, taken from Vitis riparia cultivar Riparia Gloire de Montpellier isolate 1030 chromosome 13, EGFV_Vit.rip_1.0, whole genome shotgun sequence, encodes the following:
- the LOC117927976 gene encoding uncharacterized protein LOC117927976 is translated as MASKYIIGSVAASFAIAYICDHSVSDGKLFGGTTTKTVSEEWWEETDKRSNAWPRTAGPPVALNPIRRQNFIIKDHSRS
- the LOC117928844 gene encoding eukaryotic translation initiation factor 2 subunit gamma-like; amino-acid sequence: MSRRGLMEQDLSKLDVTTLHPLLPEVISRQATINIGTIGHVAHGKSTVVKAISGVQTVRFKNELERNITIKLGYANAKIYKCEDERCPRPMCYKAYGSGKEDSPLCDVPGFENCRMKLLRHVSFVDCPGHDILMATMLNGAAIMDGALLLIAANESCPQPQTAEHLAAVELMRLQHIIILQNKVDLIQENVAINQHEAIQKFIEGTIADGAPVVPISAQLKYNIDVVCEYIVKKIPIPERDFTSPPNMIVIRSFDVNKPGFEVDEIRGGVAGGSILRGVLKVNQFIEVRPGIVVKDENGNIKCTPIYSRIVSLYAEQNELQFAVPGGLIGVGTTMDPTLTRADRLVGQVLGEVGSLPDVFVELEVNFFLLRRLIGVRTKGTEKQGKVSKLTKGEILMLNIGSMSTGARVLAVRNDLAKLQLTSPVCTSRGEKIALSRRVEKHWRLIGWAQIQAGTTLDIPANPI